Part of the Rhodobacteraceae bacterium M385 genome is shown below.
CGGCGCACATGGCCGATGCGAACCAGGCAAAGGGTGCCAAGGGGAACCCCGCAAATATAGCCCGCGCCCCATTGGCATTCATCTGGTTGCCCAAGCGGAACAAATGCCAAGCGAAGAAAGCGAAGACGAGGACGCCGACACCCCGGCTGACAATCGTGAAAATGAGCCGAAGCCAGCGGTGTTGATCCGCCAGTTTCCCGAACAATGTCACGCGCACATGTTCTTGCCGCAAAGTCACCAAGGGAAGGGCCGCAAACACCATCGCGCCAACGGCGATCTCTGTGATCTCGTAAGCCCCCGGAATAGGGCTGTTCAGACTGCGAAGGATCACATCCGAGAACGACACACCCATCAAAATGATGATGCACGCGGAGGTGAGCAGCATAAGCGGGAACAGCAGTTTATGCGCGATCGCGTAGAGCATCACGCCCCCCCTTCGGTAGCGCCAAGTCCAATAGTCATTCAGCAAACACCTTGTCAGCAGGGTTGGTGTTCAGGTTGTACTTCATGATCTTGCCGTGGCGCCCGCCCCGATCCCCTTCCAGTCCATAGACGGGACCACTGGGCCCGGCGGCCTGATCCAAAACCGCATCGATGGCCGCGCGATCCGCGTCGTCGAGGGCGAAGTTGAAGATCTCTAGCGTTTTGGGCAGATGCCGCGCGTAGCGCGCACCGACGATGGCGGCGGCAACTTGTGGTTGGTCCAACACCCAGCGCGAAGACACGGCGGCAAGCGACACCCCATGTTTGTCCCCGACGGCCTTCAACGTTGCCATCAAAGTTTGGAACAGCTCCCAAGGGCCAAATTCGTCGATAATCAGTCGGTACTTGATGAGGCTTCGGTTTTCGAACTCGAAACCGGGATCAGGCTTGCCGAGCCAGGCATCGGTCAGAAACCCGCCCGCCAAGGTGCCATAGCACAAGATCTGCACATCGCGCTGCGCACCCCATTCCGAGAAGGCTCCCGCAGGGCGTCGGTCGAGAATAGAATATTGCACCTGCGCCGAGACCACATCGAAATCGGCATCAATGAAGCGGTCCATCACCGGCCAATCCCAGTTCGTCGTGCCGAGATTGGCAATCTTGCCCTTGCGCTGACACTCTTTCAGAACATCGAGCGCTTCAACCGCATTGCCGACGCTCATGTCCCACCAGAAGAATTGCACCAGCGGGATTTGCTCAATTTGTAAGCGCTGAAGTGACCGATCAACAATCGCCTCAACTTCGTCGGGGCGGATGTCAGATAAGCGGCCAAGATCAGGAACCAGCTTCGTGTGAACCATGACGCGGTCCGCCACCTCTGCCCCGCGACGACGGCGGACGTCGGCAATGAAATGACCGATCATCTCTTCGACGCCCTTATAAATGTCTGCGCAATCGAAGGTGGTGATACCGGCGTCCAGAAACGCCTCCATATCGGCAATGGCATCCTCACGGCGCACCTCGCCATGGTCGCCCGCCAACTGCCAGCCCCCTTTTATGACGCGCGAGATGCGGTGGCCCGGTCGCAGATCAGCGGTTTCAACGGTCATGCTTCGTCCTTCCAATAGGGTGTCCCGCGCTGATCTGGCAGCCCGGTCGTAGCTGCGTGGGAATACCAGCGGCGTTCTTCACGCACGATGCGCAACCGCCCGCCGCAATGGGGGTCAGGGCACGCAACTTCAGCGTCAGTGGTCATCCAGTCATCTGCGTCTGTCTCCCGCTGCTTGGCGGGCAGAAGCGGAAGAACTGACGCAAGCGCGAACATGGAGATCTTGGACGGACCATCGAAAACTAGGTTCTCCCCAACAACGCGGAAGGACTCTCCCTCGACATGTCGGCAAACCGGTGCGCGGCCCTCCAAAACGGTCTCAACCCTTAGATCGTAGAGCCAAAAACCACGTTCTCCGCCTTCTTCCATTGATTAGCCTTTCGCGCTTGACCGATTCCACTGTGATGTGTGATATTTTATCAACGATACAGTCTGGACCTGTCAAGAATGTCATGAGCACACCAACAATTGCCCGCCTCGATCCGCTAAAACTGCGCGAAAATGTGTACTTCTCACTGCGAGATGCCTTCACAAGAGGCGACTTTGCACCGGGCGACGTGCTCAGTTTGCGCAATCTGGCCGATCAATTGGGTGTCTCGATGACACCGGTTCGAGAGGCTGTCCGCCGCCTCGTGGCAGAGGGCGCTTTGGTCGATACGCCCTCACGCACGTTAATGGTGCCGCCCTTCGATGCCCGCCGTGCCGCCGATCTAAAATCGGCACGTCTCGCGTTGGAAAGCCTGGTTCTTGAACAGGCAATGGACCGTATCACACCCGCTGACATTGATGCGCTGGAGGCGATCTTAAAGCGCCCAAAGACGGGCCCTGAAACTTTGCCGGACCTTGTGACCAACCACGACTTCCACCAGACGCTCTATCGCTGTAGCAAATCTGAAGTTCTATTACCGATGATCGAGGCGCTGTGGCTCCAATATGGCGCCTATTTGAACCTGATTATCAACCGCCCCACGGCAAGCATGATTTCGGAACATATGCACCATGAAGAAATCCTGTCGGCCCTGCGGACCGGTGACAAAGACAAGGCGCAAGCGGCCCTTGCGGCCGACATCACGCGCTCTTTCCATGTCTTGATCCCTTAAGAAGACGGCAAGATTCGAGTGCCGTCAACGACGGCAGGTTCGGGATCAGAAGCTTTTGGCCACGCAAATAGGGCAAGTCGTCCTCCGGTTATGTCGGCGCGGTTAAACGCTATTCTTTCAAGCAATCTGGTCATCAGGTCCGCGCTGGTATGGACGGCCCTGCCCGCTTGGAGGAACCGGGAACGAGGCGTTGTGCATGTTGGCCGATCCATACGCTGGCCAACACCATGACCATACCGATAGCCTGCCAGTGATTGAGTGCTTCGCCAAGGATTGCCCAACCCAACAGGGTTGCTGCAACGGGGCTCATCAGGCCGAGCGGAGCCACGGTCGATGGGCCAAGGCGCGCAATGCCGCGAAACCATAGGAAATATGTCACCGCGCCACCGATCAAACCCAGATAGACAAAACCAAGAACAGCGCCGGCATCAAGAGGTGGCAAAGCGGGCTCGCCCCAGAGCGCAGCCGGAACCAAGAGCAAGCCACCGGCAGTCAACTGCCAAGACGTGAAGGTAAGTGCTGGCACAGCCGGTTGCCATTTCCGGGTCAGTACAATGCCAAACGCCATGGATATCGCGCCACCAAAGGCCGCCAGAAGGCCGATCCCGTCCAACGCCGCGTTTGGGGTCAGAACCAAAAGCCCTACCCCAAAGACACCACCCAGACCGGCAAGGACGGCAACAGGCCGGATGCCTTGGTTGAGCATGAGCTTTGACAGGTAGAGAACGATCAAGGGCTGAACTGCGCCCACCGTAGCGGCAACACCGCCCGGCAATTCGTAGGCTGCTACAAAAAGCAACCACCAGAAGATCGAGAAGTTGAGTGCCCCAAGCACGATGGAGCGCAGGACCCAAACACCCTTCGGCATGACGCGGGTGAACAACATCAGCAGGAGACCAGCAGGGAGCGCCCGCAGCATAGCAGCTGTCATTGGATACCCGTCCGGCAACAACTCTGTCGCGATAATGTAAGTGCTCCCCCAGACGGTGGGTGCGAGGGCTGTCAGCAACAAGTCAAATGTGCGGGGCATAATGCATCCTCCTTTAAATCTTGACGTCAAGATAATTGGATATCTCTTGATGTCAAGATAAAGACCTATAAGATGGGACTATGGATGCTGTAGATAAAATTCTGGAACAGTGGCGACAGGCACGGCCCGACCTGAACGTTCGCTCAATGGGTCCGATTGGGCGCATGTCCCGAGTTTCACATGGCAACGCCCGCCGGATGGGCGAGACCTTTGCAAAACATGGACTTAACCCCGCCGGGTTCGATGTTCTGGCAACGCTGCGCCGTTCGCCCTCACCCCACGCGCTCTCGCCCGGTGATCTCATGGAAGCCATGATGATTACATCCGGCACGATGACAAACCGCATCGAGCAACTGGCAAAAGCAGGCCTTGTCACTCGAACGTCTGATAAAAATGACGCTCGGCGCGCGGTCGTGAAACTAACGACCAAAGGCTTCGACGTGATCGACGCTGCAATTGCGGATCACGTTGAAACCCAAAATGGCCTTTTGGCTGGGTTGAGCGAGGAAGACATCAGGCTGCTTGACGATATCCTGAGAAAGCTCCTGCTTGCTGCCGAAGATACCTCATCATGATTGTCTCAAGCGACCTCTCCTGCTGAAGCAGTAGGTTCAAGTAGGCCGACTTCAATAAAGCAGCGTCGTCGTATTCGGCGTCAAATGCGACTTCGCAGTGGCGGAGCGTCGTATCGAATACGGGCCCCGATACATACTGTCTGTTCAAAAGCAGGCCGACTTCTGGTTCCTCGAAGAACCGCTTCGGCATCCCCAAGCAACGGCAAGAAGGTCACTCTGACTACACAATGGGAACGGCTTTCAGGCAGCAGCCAGCGTCGCGGGGGTATGCATCTTGTCGAACAGCTCTTGCACGATGAAACCTTGGCCCCGGTCGACGTTCTTGCGGATGAACTTCTGCACAGCATCATCGCCGCACCAATAGGCGAACAGGAACGGGGCGCGAAGTTCGTGGGACAGGAACGCCAAGCGTCGTTGTGTTGTCTCCAGGGTTTGGAACGCGCCTGATGCTGTCGCTTGTGCGGCTGCTTCGATGGTCAAACCGTCCTCGAACACCATCCAGGCGGCGTTGCACCGCAGGGCGCTTCGGATGCGCTGGATCGCGATGCCCGCGACATCCTGCGGGCCTTCGATCCAATCCAGAAGCTCAATCCCATTTTCCGCGATGCCTTCAAAAAGTGCGCTGGATGCGGAATTCGTGACGACTTGCGCGCCTTCCAACGGCATTTCGCCCTGCGCAACAAGATGCTCGCGCCGCGCAAGATGAACGAGGTGGCCGGGGAAAGCTTCGTGGGTGGCAAGGTGCTTTAGGTCGGCTTCCGTGTAGGAAAACTCCAGATTTAGCCAAAGGCTCCGCCCCGGATAATCGCAATACGCGGAATAAGGGCGATCGTAGACAGCTTTTGGTTCGATCCAATCATCACCGATATCAAAGACCATCTTCCAAGACCGGATTTGGGCTTGCCTCTGGATGGCATCCAAACGCGCGATGACATCCTTTGGATCGACGGCAGTGGCGTTTTCCCAAGCCGCTACATCTGCGGCCAGATCTCCGCTCCGATAGCCCATTTCGTCCAAAGCACCGCGCAGCTCTGCCCGGTAGCCCTCAAGAATGGCCTCCGATATCGGGGCTGGCTCGACGCGCAGCTGGTCCCGCAACCGATCGCGGAACTGTATTTTCTCTCCACTGAACATCCGTGTCAGCGACACGAGTGACAGGGTCATTTCGGTTAACCACCCCTCTCGTTGAGGCGAGTCCGCGTCCGCCGGGATACGCGCAAGGAGTCCTTGAAGCGCGTCCAATGCCTCGGACCAGCTACGCAAGGGGCGGGGCGCGACGGGTGCTACAGCGACGGGGATCAACCCTTCGCGGTCCAGCACCTCATCTTGTTTCAAGCCGGAACGGTAAAGCTGATCAACGCCCGCGGTTAATTCGGCAAGCTCTTGTCCCAGGATCATGCTGCCGCTTCCAAGTTACGCTTTGTAAAGGTGCCGCGCGCCATGATGGCTTGAAGGTTTTCGCCGTCCCCTTTCAAAAGGCTCAGGTCTGCGAAGGGATCTCCATCCACGACAAGCAAATCGGCGAAAGCGCCCGGCGCGATCACACCCGCCTGCCCTTTCAGCCCGCATAGCTCTGCCCCGACAATGGTGAGCGATTTGATGATCTCCACCGGGGAGAGCACTTCTTCCAGCAGGTCGATTTCCAAGCAATGGTACTTGCGCAGCTCGCCCAAAAGGTCCGAACCAAAGGCCATCGGCAGGCCCGCCTCTTTCATCACGGAAAGGGACCGACGCCCGGCGGTGCGCACCGTGTCGATCTTCGCGATACTGTCGGCGCCAAGGCCCAAAGCTTCGCCTTCGCGGGCCAGAGCCTCGTACGCCACCAGAGTTGGCACGGCGATGCAGCCGCGCTCGGCCGCCCGCGCAGCCGTTTCCGGCTCGATCAGGTTGCAATGCTCTAGTGAGCGGACACCCATCTCAACACAGCGGGCGATGGCCCGGTCGGTGTAGACGTGAGCCGATACGTAAAGGCCTGCATTTTCGGCCTCTTCCACCGCTGCCTCAATCTCTGCCCTCGAAAACTGGATGGAATGGATCGGATCATTGGGGGAACTTACGCCGCCATTGGCCATGATTTTGATGAAGCTCGCGCCTTCCTTGATATAGGTCCGGCAAACCTCACGCACCGCATCGACCCCATCGACGATGATCCCCATAGAACCCAAGCGATCGGACATGATGCCGGGGCGGTCATCGGTGCGGTTGCGCAGGTCACAATGCCCGCCGGTGGTGGACAGGCCCTTACCGCAGATCACCAGACGGGGGCCAGCAATCAACCCCTCCTCCACACCGCGCACAAGCCCATGATCCGCGCCGCCCAAGTCGCGTATCGTCGTGAAACCACGCGCAAGCGTTTCCTCCATGACCTGGGCCGACCGCAGCGCGGAAAGCGAGGATGGCGCGACCATGTTTCCCCAAAGATCCAAGGACCAAGCCACGACGTGCATGTGGCAATCGATCATGCCGGGCATCACGGTTTTTCCCTGAAGGTCGATCACCTCCGCCCCCTCTGGCGCCACAACGCTACTCGCCAGATCAGTGATCTTTTCCCCTTCAATCAGGATCGACATAGGGGCCGTTCGCTTGCCCGCTTCTGCGTCAAGAATACGGGCATTGGTCAGGACGAGGGGCTTAGGGGGCATTTGGACGCTCATTTGTTGTGGCAGGCTATTAGGTGACCGGGGGCGTGTTGCTTTTGGGAAGGCACTTCGCGGGCGCATATCTCGGACGCGAGAGGGCAGCGTGTGCGGAAAGCGCAGCCCGAGGGGACGGACGTGGCGGAGGGCACGTCATCGCTTTCCACCGCGAAGTTGTGGCGCTTGCGCGGGTCCAGAGATGGCGTCGAGCTTAACAAAAGCTGCGTGTAGGGATGGGTCGGATTGGAAAACAAGCTGGCGCGATCAGCCATCTCAACGATCTTGCCCAGATACATCACCGCGACCTTGTCCGAGATGTGCTCAACCACCCCAAGATCGTGACTGATGAACAGGAAAGCGACGCCAAGTTCCTCCTGCAAGTCATTCAAAAGGTTTAAGATCTGCGCCTGCACCGACACATCAAGCGCCGACACGGGTTCATCGCAAACGATCACGTCTGGCTTCAACATCAAGGCCCGTGCGATGCCGATCCGTTGGCGCTGCCCGCCCGAAAACTGATGCGGATAATTGCGCGCCTGATCGGGTCGCAGACCCACGCGTTGCATCATATCCAGTACCATCTGGGGCCGCTCCGACCGTTTTCCGATGCCGTGAATATCCAGCGGCGCGCGTAGGATGTCCGCCACCTTTTGGCGCGGGTTCAGCGAGGAATACGGATCTTGAAACACGATCTGCATGCGCTGGCGGTAGGTCTGCAATTCCTGCCCAGTGGCAGAGCCGACGCGGTCACCATCGAACATCACCTCGCCCGCCGTGGCGTCGATCAGCCCTGCGAGTGCAAGGCCCGTGGTAGACTTTCCACAGCCGCTTTCGCCCACGAGACCGACAGTCTCTGACCGCGCAACATCGAAACTTACCCCATCCACGGCACGAACAGATCCCACTTGGGTCTGAAAAACGCCTTGGCGGATCGGGAAGTGGACCTTCAGGTCACGGACAGACAACAAGGCGGGCGTTTGGTCAGGCGTCATGATCGACATTCCAGCATGCAACGGCGTGATTGGGGCGGTGTTCATGGATCATCGGGCGTTCGCGACGGCATTTCTCCGTCGCCAAAGGGCACCGGGGCGCGAAAGCGCAGCCTTGCGGCAAATCCCAAAGGGCGGGCACCGTGCCGGGGATATCCGTCAGGCGCGTATCGCCGCCCGAGTGCGGGATCGCCCCCATCAGACCACGCGTGTAGGGATGAAGGGGCGCGTCAAACAGATCGGTGATGCTGGCCTCTTCCACGCACTTTCCGGCATACATAACAATCACTTGGTCAGCAATTTCTGCAACAACCCCAAGGTCATGGGTGATCAAGACAACTGCCGTTCCGTGGTCGCGTTGCAGTTTGGCAAGCAAGCCCAAGACCTGCGCCTGCACCGTCACGTCCAATGCGGTTGTCGGCTCATCAGCCACCACGACCGCCGGGTCACAGCACAGCGCCAAAGCAATCATCGCCCGTTGGCGCATACCGCCCGACAACTCATGGGGATATTGGCGTGCACGCTGTTCGGCATCTGGCATTTGCACATGTTTAAGGGCCGAGACTGCCGCGCCCCACCCTTCTGCCTTGGATACGTTACGATGACGGCGGATAGTTTCAGCGATTTGCGCGCCAATCGTCATCACCGGGTTTAATGCCGTTAAAGGTTCTTGAAAAATCATCGAGATTTCATTGCCGCGAAGATCCTCGGCGGCCCGCTCGGACAATGCCAGTAGGTCAGTTTGACCGACCTGGATTTCTCCATCCGTCACACGGGCCGCGTCTGGCAACAGGCGCAACAACGACAGCGCTGTCATGGACTTCCCGCACCCGCTTTCGCCTACAATGCACAGGGTTTCGCCCGCGCCAACGCGCAGGTTCATATCGTCCACTACAACGAACCCGCCCGTTTCCGAGGCGATCTCGATCGTCAGATCGCGGACATCCAAGGCAATGTCACGCGCCTGATCCGTCGGTGAGGGTTGCGGCTGAATGCTCACGCAGTGGCCCCCTCCAGGTTGCCAACCATCCAGCCGTAGTCGCCCGCTTCCACGAGGTTACGCGTCAGGTGGCCCATAATCATAATCCCGTTTTCAAACGGCGATTTAACCT
Proteins encoded:
- a CDS encoding dipeptide ABC transporter ATP-binding protein, translated to MTPDQTPALLSVRDLKVHFPIRQGVFQTQVGSVRAVDGVSFDVARSETVGLVGESGCGKSTTGLALAGLIDATAGEVMFDGDRVGSATGQELQTYRQRMQIVFQDPYSSLNPRQKVADILRAPLDIHGIGKRSERPQMVLDMMQRVGLRPDQARNYPHQFSGGQRQRIGIARALMLKPDVIVCDEPVSALDVSVQAQILNLLNDLQEELGVAFLFISHDLGVVEHISDKVAVMYLGKIVEMADRASLFSNPTHPYTQLLLSSTPSLDPRKRHNFAVESDDVPSATSVPSGCAFRTRCPLASEICAREVPSQKQHAPGHLIACHNK
- a CDS encoding aldo/keto reductase, translated to MTVETADLRPGHRISRVIKGGWQLAGDHGEVRREDAIADMEAFLDAGITTFDCADIYKGVEEMIGHFIADVRRRRGAEVADRVMVHTKLVPDLGRLSDIRPDEVEAIVDRSLQRLQIEQIPLVQFFWWDMSVGNAVEALDVLKECQRKGKIANLGTTNWDWPVMDRFIDADFDVVSAQVQYSILDRRPAGAFSEWGAQRDVQILCYGTLAGGFLTDAWLGKPDPGFEFENRSLIKYRLIIDEFGPWELFQTLMATLKAVGDKHGVSLAAVSSRWVLDQPQVAAAIVGARYARHLPKTLEIFNFALDDADRAAIDAVLDQAAGPSGPVYGLEGDRGGRHGKIMKYNLNTNPADKVFAE
- a CDS encoding TIGR04076 family protein; translation: MEEGGERGFWLYDLRVETVLEGRAPVCRHVEGESFRVVGENLVFDGPSKISMFALASVLPLLPAKQRETDADDWMTTDAEVACPDPHCGGRLRIVREERRWYSHAATTGLPDQRGTPYWKDEA
- a CDS encoding TRAP transporter small permease, translated to MLYAIAHKLLFPLMLLTSACIIILMGVSFSDVILRSLNSPIPGAYEITEIAVGAMVFAALPLVTLRQEHVRVTLFGKLADQHRWLRLIFTIVSRGVGVLVFAFFAWHLFRLGNQMNANGARAIFAGFPLAPFAWFASAMCAVSAVATLFSRQDAAPDGIGEL
- a CDS encoding EamA family transporter; the encoded protein is MMPRTFDLLLTALAPTVWGSTYIIATELLPDGYPMTAAMLRALPAGLLLMLFTRVMPKGVWVLRSIVLGALNFSIFWWLLFVAAYELPGGVAATVGAVQPLIVLYLSKLMLNQGIRPVAVLAGLGGVFGVGLLVLTPNAALDGIGLLAAFGGAISMAFGIVLTRKWQPAVPALTFTSWQLTAGGLLLVPAALWGEPALPPLDAGAVLGFVYLGLIGGAVTYFLWFRGIARLGPSTVAPLGLMSPVAATLLGWAILGEALNHWQAIGMVMVLASVWIGQHAQRLVPGSSKRAGPSIPART
- a CDS encoding GntR family transcriptional regulator, with amino-acid sequence MSTPTIARLDPLKLRENVYFSLRDAFTRGDFAPGDVLSLRNLADQLGVSMTPVREAVRRLVAEGALVDTPSRTLMVPPFDARRAADLKSARLALESLVLEQAMDRITPADIDALEAILKRPKTGPETLPDLVTNHDFHQTLYRCSKSEVLLPMIEALWLQYGAYLNLIINRPTASMISEHMHHEEILSALRTGDKDKAQAALAADITRSFHVLIP
- a CDS encoding MarR family transcriptional regulator — encoded protein: MDAVDKILEQWRQARPDLNVRSMGPIGRMSRVSHGNARRMGETFAKHGLNPAGFDVLATLRRSPSPHALSPGDLMEAMMITSGTMTNRIEQLAKAGLVTRTSDKNDARRAVVKLTTKGFDVIDAAIADHVETQNGLLAGLSEEDIRLLDDILRKLLLAAEDTSS
- a CDS encoding amidohydrolase family protein, which gives rise to MPPKPLVLTNARILDAEAGKRTAPMSILIEGEKITDLASSVVAPEGAEVIDLQGKTVMPGMIDCHMHVVAWSLDLWGNMVAPSSLSALRSAQVMEETLARGFTTIRDLGGADHGLVRGVEEGLIAGPRLVICGKGLSTTGGHCDLRNRTDDRPGIMSDRLGSMGIIVDGVDAVREVCRTYIKEGASFIKIMANGGVSSPNDPIHSIQFSRAEIEAAVEEAENAGLYVSAHVYTDRAIARCVEMGVRSLEHCNLIEPETAARAAERGCIAVPTLVAYEALAREGEALGLGADSIAKIDTVRTAGRRSLSVMKEAGLPMAFGSDLLGELRKYHCLEIDLLEEVLSPVEIIKSLTIVGAELCGLKGQAGVIAPGAFADLLVVDGDPFADLSLLKGDGENLQAIMARGTFTKRNLEAAA
- a CDS encoding ABC transporter ATP-binding protein, translated to MNLRVGAGETLCIVGESGCGKSMTALSLLRLLPDAARVTDGEIQVGQTDLLALSERAAEDLRGNEISMIFQEPLTALNPVMTIGAQIAETIRRHRNVSKAEGWGAAVSALKHVQMPDAEQRARQYPHELSGGMRQRAMIALALCCDPAVVVADEPTTALDVTVQAQVLGLLAKLQRDHGTAVVLITHDLGVVAEIADQVIVMYAGKCVEEASITDLFDAPLHPYTRGLMGAIPHSGGDTRLTDIPGTVPALWDLPQGCAFAPRCPLATEKCRRERPMIHEHRPNHAVACWNVDHDA